Proteins from one candidate division KSB1 bacterium genomic window:
- the tsaD gene encoding tRNA (adenosine(37)-N6)-threonylcarbamoyltransferase complex transferase subunit TsaD, producing MRLLAIETSCDETAAAVMAEDRLLSNVVASQEIHQLYGGVVPELASRAHLRQIATVVGLALERAGLAPRHLDAIAVTRGPGLIGSLLVGLNFAKGLALDLGVPLLGINHLEGHLVSNNVSPGGPQPPFLVLIVSGGHSILALVRGWGQYRILGETQDDAAGEAFDKVARILGLPYPGGPQIEKLAATGNPHAIAFPIARLKDAPFDFSFSGLKTAVLYHVQKPGTVAGPQPHHATADVAASFQQALIGALVGTTARALEQFPVTAIALAGGVACNKALRAAMADMGRQHGVKVFYPPPTYCTDNAAMIARAAMFYLTGGAPLPATVTDLTPDPSLKLTSTMPASSHAA from the coding sequence ATGCGGCTGCTCGCCATTGAAACCTCGTGTGACGAGACGGCGGCGGCGGTCATGGCCGAGGACCGGCTGCTGTCCAACGTGGTCGCGTCGCAGGAAATTCATCAGCTTTATGGCGGTGTCGTGCCGGAACTCGCCTCGCGGGCCCATCTCAGGCAAATTGCCACCGTGGTGGGGCTCGCGCTGGAGCGCGCTGGGCTGGCACCGCGCCATCTCGATGCCATTGCCGTCACGCGCGGTCCGGGCTTGATCGGTTCGTTGCTGGTGGGCCTCAATTTTGCCAAAGGTCTGGCGCTCGATCTGGGCGTGCCGCTGTTGGGCATCAATCATCTCGAGGGACATCTGGTCTCCAACAACGTGTCTCCCGGGGGGCCGCAACCGCCTTTTCTGGTGTTGATCGTTTCCGGCGGGCACAGCATTCTCGCGTTGGTGCGAGGCTGGGGGCAATATCGCATTTTGGGGGAAACGCAGGATGATGCCGCCGGCGAAGCCTTCGACAAGGTGGCGCGCATTCTTGGACTGCCTTATCCCGGCGGCCCGCAAATCGAGAAACTCGCCGCCACCGGCAATCCCCACGCCATTGCCTTTCCCATTGCCCGGCTGAAAGATGCGCCGTTTGATTTCAGCTTCAGCGGCCTGAAGACCGCGGTGCTTTATCATGTACAAAAGCCCGGCACGGTGGCGGGGCCGCAGCCGCACCACGCGACCGCCGATGTCGCGGCTTCGTTCCAACAGGCGTTGATTGGCGCGCTGGTGGGAACCACCGCCCGGGCGCTCGAACAGTTTCCGGTCACGGCGATTGCGCTGGCCGGCGGAGTGGCCTGCAACAAGGCCCTGCGTGCGGCGATGGCTGACATGGGCCGGCAGCATGGCGTCAAGGTATTCTATCCGCCGCCCACCTATTGCACCGACAATGCCGCCATGATTGCACGCGCGGCCATGTTCTACCTGACCGGTGGCGCCCCGCTGCCGGCGACGGTGACCGACTTGACCCCTGATCCCAGCCTGAAATTGACCTCCACCATGCCGGCGTCGTCTCATGCAGCTTGA
- a CDS encoding CHAT domain-containing protein, whose amino-acid sequence MSSRSTRLLRGEAAIFLLFCGMLLCGCQSEGVTQRTLVAHFQSHPLDAAQLKLLGDFAALPAEDSVAVRHFVSQNRDKLRPALAELANHFLLADITHTAQRRPLSLAQAERLALLFQQVHQEPAAWQRFQLIKQFTFAQKLQKLAAEYLMFVGDTLRDKQQAVVKYERARQLYQRLGDRPGLAKAFFDLGDSYNVIGRKKESLEALQRSLELAQALPDPLRAMWALLVLGNVHADLRDYAASESALQRVLAMSQTLQHRKLEALARSGLGRIYNESGRLLAARAQLDDALAIYDALGEEFEKARVLRMLGLVERNLGNYAEALQLQSTALATLQGLPRPRPRQEAAQYTIIGLIYNLLGQHDLARKYHRAAYERFIASHGRPEDIAAALANLGETLVYLDSLPQANACLQEALRQVESPENAAVRAEMFQMLGDLKLKQGDWQAAQEIFQRALQINAAKGFTATLILNHLGLGQFHLAARHWEAAEREFEQAIALASNSGITAHVWKGFYGRGQALKAQGRVGEALQSFQAAIDTIEATLSHLQEEGSKLGYFAEKQDVYDEIILTHLQEQKDAVQSYNFVERAKARSFLDQLYGGLEIVRHVDALHPNQPRLALLSLSVSARPEAREIQAALGGRDKIIEYRVLPDRLAIWVVDRQQVTSTQVTLRREELRQLVREFRRAAGAENFSAFSQRWQRDRDAAFQDFLRVAQRLSAVLIKPVWPHLQAGQNIYFIPDDLLHYLPFAALTLPAPDSTRFLVEAMPLAMAPSAAVLKYTLLRGREQRGHAGLRVFAIANPADRSGRLKPLPWAEKTAQLIMQHSAAGSKSLVREQAYKEALLRGLQEPYDILHFAGHCSVDVKSPLYTTLYLATAPQAGTMAAPADGAGNEHLRMYEVFRLNLRQTRLVVLSACNTALGQYAQGEGIVGLSRAFFCAGTPCLLTTMWAVDARAASNVMEKFYLNLKTGGQHVAGALRNAQREEIARIRKDPVMRFHPHPYFWASFQAVGNAYYIQFDKPSNPPESIAQNH is encoded by the coding sequence GTGTCTTCAAGATCAACACGTCTGTTGCGGGGCGAGGCCGCAATCTTCCTGCTTTTCTGCGGCATGTTGCTGTGCGGTTGCCAGTCCGAAGGGGTAACGCAGCGCACACTGGTTGCTCATTTTCAATCGCATCCACTCGACGCCGCCCAGTTGAAGCTGCTGGGCGATTTTGCGGCGCTGCCCGCGGAGGATTCCGTCGCGGTGCGCCACTTTGTGTCGCAAAATCGGGATAAATTGCGGCCGGCACTTGCAGAGCTCGCCAATCACTTTCTCCTGGCGGACATCACCCACACGGCGCAGCGCCGGCCACTCAGCCTGGCACAGGCCGAACGGCTGGCGCTGCTTTTCCAGCAGGTGCATCAGGAACCGGCCGCATGGCAACGCTTTCAGCTCATCAAGCAATTCACTTTTGCACAAAAGCTGCAGAAGCTGGCGGCAGAATATCTGATGTTCGTGGGTGACACCCTGCGCGACAAGCAACAGGCGGTCGTGAAATATGAGCGGGCGCGGCAGTTGTACCAGCGCCTGGGCGACAGGCCCGGCCTGGCCAAGGCCTTTTTCGATCTGGGCGATTCCTACAACGTCATCGGACGGAAAAAGGAGAGTCTCGAGGCGTTGCAGCGCAGCCTGGAGCTGGCCCAGGCGCTGCCGGATCCCTTGCGTGCCATGTGGGCGCTGCTCGTGCTGGGCAATGTGCATGCGGATTTGCGGGATTACGCGGCGAGCGAGTCCGCCTTGCAGCGTGTGCTGGCCATGAGCCAGACCCTGCAACACCGCAAACTGGAAGCGCTTGCGAGAAGCGGACTGGGCCGCATTTACAACGAAAGCGGCCGGCTGCTGGCGGCGCGGGCGCAATTGGACGACGCACTCGCGATTTACGACGCCCTTGGGGAGGAATTCGAAAAGGCGCGGGTGTTGCGCATGCTGGGGCTGGTCGAGCGCAATTTGGGCAACTATGCCGAGGCCTTGCAACTGCAAAGCACGGCGCTGGCCACGTTGCAGGGTTTGCCGCGCCCCAGACCCAGGCAGGAAGCGGCGCAATACACCATCATCGGCCTGATCTACAATCTCCTGGGCCAGCATGACCTGGCCAGAAAATACCACCGCGCGGCCTACGAAAGATTCATCGCCAGCCACGGCCGGCCGGAGGATATTGCCGCGGCACTCGCCAATCTGGGGGAAACGCTGGTGTATTTGGACAGCCTGCCGCAAGCGAATGCCTGTCTGCAGGAGGCGCTGCGGCAGGTGGAGAGCCCGGAAAACGCCGCGGTGCGTGCCGAGATGTTTCAAATGCTCGGCGATCTCAAGCTGAAACAGGGGGACTGGCAGGCGGCACAGGAAATATTTCAACGCGCATTGCAGATCAATGCCGCCAAGGGTTTCACCGCCACTCTCATTCTCAATCATCTCGGCCTGGGCCAGTTCCATCTCGCAGCGCGGCATTGGGAAGCAGCGGAGCGGGAGTTCGAGCAGGCCATCGCCCTGGCCAGCAACTCGGGCATCACCGCCCATGTTTGGAAAGGATTCTACGGCCGGGGACAGGCGCTCAAGGCACAGGGCCGGGTGGGGGAAGCGTTACAATCATTCCAGGCCGCGATAGACACCATCGAGGCCACCCTGAGTCACTTGCAGGAGGAAGGTTCCAAGCTCGGCTATTTTGCCGAGAAACAGGATGTCTATGATGAAATCATCCTGACCCATCTGCAGGAACAAAAAGATGCCGTGCAGTCCTACAACTTCGTCGAACGCGCCAAAGCACGGTCGTTTTTGGATCAATTGTACGGCGGTTTGGAGATTGTCAGGCATGTCGACGCGCTTCATCCCAACCAACCCCGCCTGGCGCTGCTGTCATTGTCCGTCTCCGCCCGCCCGGAGGCGCGGGAAATTCAGGCCGCACTGGGAGGGCGCGACAAGATCATCGAGTATCGCGTGCTGCCCGACCGCCTCGCCATCTGGGTGGTGGACCGGCAACAAGTGACCAGCACACAGGTCACTCTCCGCCGCGAGGAGCTGCGACAGCTCGTGCGGGAATTTCGACGGGCGGCAGGCGCAGAGAATTTCTCCGCCTTCAGCCAACGCTGGCAGCGGGACCGCGATGCCGCGTTTCAGGACTTTCTGCGCGTGGCGCAGCGGTTGTCTGCCGTGCTGATCAAGCCGGTGTGGCCGCATCTGCAGGCAGGCCAGAACATCTATTTCATCCCCGATGATCTGTTGCATTATCTGCCATTCGCCGCGCTCACGCTGCCCGCGCCGGACTCCACCCGTTTTTTGGTGGAAGCGATGCCGTTAGCCATGGCGCCCAGTGCCGCGGTTTTGAAATATACCCTGCTGCGCGGACGGGAGCAGCGCGGGCACGCCGGCCTGCGGGTCTTCGCGATCGCCAACCCGGCGGATCGCTCCGGACGACTCAAACCACTGCCCTGGGCGGAGAAGACCGCGCAATTGATCATGCAGCATTCCGCCGCCGGCTCGAAGTCCCTGGTGCGCGAGCAGGCATACAAGGAGGCCCTGCTGCGAGGCCTGCAGGAGCCGTATGACATTCTCCATTTCGCCGGTCATTGCAGCGTGGATGTCAAGAGCCCGTTGTATACCACTCTGTATCTCGCGACCGCACCGCAGGCGGGGACAATGGCTGCGCCGGCGGACGGGGCGGGCAACGAGCATTTGCGCATGTATGAGGTCTTTCGTCTGAATCTGCGCCAGACGCGGCTGGTGGTGCTGTCGGCCTGCAACACGGCACTCGGCCAGTATGCCCAGGGCGAGGGCATCGTGGGTTTGTCGCGTGCCTTCTTTTGCGCTGGCACCCCCTGTCTGCTCACCACCATGTGGGCGGTGGATGCGCGCGCCGCCAGCAATGTGATGGAAAAATTCTATCTCAACCTGAAAACCGGCGGGCAGCACGTGGCCGGCGCGCTGCGCAACGCGCAACGCGAGGAAATTGCGCGCATTCGCAAAGACCCGGTGATGCGTTTCCACCCCCACCCCTATTTTTGGGCGTCGTTTCAGGCAGTGGGCAATGCGTATTACATTCAGTTCGACAAGCCGTCAAATCCACCGGAAAGCATCGCTCAAAACCATTAA
- the rpsF gene encoding 30S ribosomal protein S6 has translation MPWRLKLQLYETTVIIDSALRAEDLKNLGERITSFISHNGGEVVRVEEWGKRRLAYEVKKKQYGYYLHIRFQAPPALIALLEKEYRLNESILRYLTVKVDARALKREERERQRKATAAAASEEPAADTEGNSIVAPVLEEAREEV, from the coding sequence ATGCCATGGAGGTTGAAATTGCAGCTTTATGAAACCACTGTCATTATTGATTCGGCCCTGCGCGCCGAAGACCTGAAAAATCTCGGCGAGCGCATCACCAGCTTCATCTCCCACAACGGCGGTGAAGTGGTCCGGGTCGAAGAATGGGGCAAGCGCCGCCTGGCCTACGAGGTCAAAAAGAAGCAATATGGGTATTACCTACACATTCGCTTTCAGGCACCGCCCGCGCTGATCGCCCTCCTGGAAAAGGAGTATCGCCTGAACGAATCGATTTTGCGCTACCTCACCGTCAAGGTTGATGCGCGTGCGCTCAAGCGCGAGGAACGGGAACGCCAGCGCAAAGCGACAGCGGCGGCGGCGTCGGAAGAACCGGCCGCGGACACGGAAGGAAATTCAATCGTGGCGCCGGTGCTGGAAGAAGCACGCGAGGAAGTCTGA
- the rplI gene encoding 50S ribosomal protein L9, which yields MKVLLRQDFPTLGEAGKIVTVKDGYARNFLIPRGIALEATAGNLKFLEEEKKRGAALRLREKKAAETLKAKMDGVSITAAMPVGEDDRIFGSVTAQDIADLLAAKGYNIDKRKITLEEPIRALGIYEIPIKLHAEVECRVKLWVVKQ from the coding sequence ATGAAAGTGTTATTGCGCCAGGATTTCCCGACGCTCGGGGAGGCCGGCAAGATCGTCACGGTCAAAGATGGCTATGCCCGCAATTTTCTCATTCCGCGCGGCATCGCGCTGGAAGCCACCGCCGGCAATTTGAAGTTTCTCGAGGAGGAAAAGAAGCGCGGGGCCGCCCTGCGACTGCGTGAGAAGAAGGCCGCGGAGACCCTCAAGGCCAAAATGGATGGCGTCTCCATCACCGCCGCCATGCCGGTCGGTGAAGACGACCGTATCTTTGGCTCCGTCACCGCGCAAGACATTGCCGATCTGCTGGCTGCCAAGGGGTACAACATTGACAAGCGCAAGATCACCCTCGAGGAACCGATCCGCGCGCTCGGCATCTATGAGATTCCCATCAAGCTGCATGCCGAGGTGGAATGTCGCGTCAAGCTGTGGGTGGTCAAACAATAA
- a CDS encoding sodium-translocating pyrophosphatase: MSDVLIPGIASLCALGFVAYLARDVLRKNPGNERMVQISRAVQEGAKAFLRREYLYVSAFVIVIAALIAAAPMFSRVDLNWQTSVAFMAGGLASAIAGYIGMSIATRANSRTTQGAVEGGLKGALGVAVSGGAVMGMSVVGVSLFGLCVVYLIFAGKPVIVNGYAMGASLVALFARSGGGIFTKGADMGADLVGKVEANIPEDDPRNPAVIADNVGDNVGDVAGLGADLLESYVEAIIAAMAIAAGMTLLAPEHNHALTLLPLNIASIGIFSSILGIIYVKAAGRGNPQSALMGGLYVSAFFTIVGTYFIVKQSGVAFENYDVMGPFWATIAGVISGVIIGFTSEYYTSSKYKPVKNLADESQSGPAITVTGGLALGMASTAVPVIVMAIALIISHELAGIYGVAMASLGMLATTGMVVSVDSYGPIADNAGGIAEMSHLDPGVRKITDSLDSVGNTTAAIGKGFAIGSAAFAAMGLIVAFMHTVRLERADIQDPKVLAGVIIGGMLPFFFSSMLFKAVSKAAFKMIAEVRRQFREIPGLREGKVMPDSARCVDISTIGAINGMLLPGVLALLAPVLTGFLLGPAALAGLLLGALVTGVMLGIQMANSGGAMDNAKKYVEEGNYGGKGSDTHKATVIGDTVGDPLKDTVGPSINILIKLMAVISLVLAPLFVE; encoded by the coding sequence TTGTCTGACGTCTTGATCCCCGGCATCGCGAGTTTGTGCGCACTCGGTTTCGTTGCCTACCTGGCGAGGGATGTCCTGCGCAAAAACCCCGGCAACGAAAGAATGGTTCAGATTTCCCGCGCCGTTCAGGAAGGTGCCAAAGCGTTTCTGCGGCGTGAATACCTCTACGTTTCGGCTTTCGTCATCGTGATCGCCGCGCTCATTGCCGCGGCACCGATGTTTTCCAGGGTCGATCTCAACTGGCAGACTTCCGTGGCATTCATGGCCGGCGGCCTCGCTTCCGCGATCGCCGGTTACATCGGCATGAGCATCGCCACCCGCGCCAATTCCCGCACCACGCAGGGTGCGGTTGAGGGCGGCCTCAAGGGCGCTCTCGGCGTCGCTGTCTCCGGCGGCGCCGTGATGGGGATGAGCGTGGTCGGCGTTTCCCTGTTCGGCTTGTGCGTGGTCTATCTGATTTTCGCAGGCAAGCCTGTCATTGTCAATGGTTATGCCATGGGTGCCAGCCTGGTCGCTCTCTTTGCCCGCAGCGGCGGCGGCATTTTCACCAAAGGGGCGGACATGGGAGCCGATCTCGTCGGCAAGGTCGAAGCCAACATTCCCGAAGATGACCCGCGCAACCCCGCCGTGATCGCAGACAACGTCGGCGACAACGTCGGTGACGTCGCCGGCTTGGGAGCGGACTTGCTGGAGTCCTATGTCGAAGCCATTATCGCCGCCATGGCGATTGCCGCGGGCATGACCCTGCTTGCCCCCGAGCACAATCACGCCCTGACCCTGCTGCCGCTCAACATTGCCAGCATCGGCATTTTCTCCTCGATTCTCGGCATTATTTATGTCAAAGCCGCCGGCCGTGGCAACCCCCAAAGCGCGCTGATGGGCGGCCTGTATGTCAGTGCCTTTTTCACCATCGTCGGCACCTATTTCATCGTGAAGCAGAGCGGGGTGGCGTTCGAGAATTATGATGTCATGGGGCCGTTTTGGGCCACCATCGCCGGCGTGATCTCCGGCGTCATCATCGGCTTCACCAGCGAATACTACACCTCCTCCAAATACAAACCGGTCAAAAATCTCGCGGATGAATCGCAAAGCGGCCCGGCGATTACGGTGACCGGGGGTTTGGCGCTGGGCATGGCTTCCACCGCGGTGCCGGTAATCGTTATGGCGATTGCTCTGATCATCTCGCACGAGCTGGCCGGCATCTACGGTGTGGCGATGGCGAGCCTGGGCATGCTGGCCACCACCGGCATGGTGGTGTCGGTCGACAGTTACGGCCCGATTGCCGACAACGCCGGCGGCATCGCCGAGATGTCGCATCTTGATCCCGGCGTGCGCAAGATCACCGACAGCCTGGATTCGGTGGGCAACACCACAGCGGCGATTGGCAAGGGTTTCGCCATCGGTTCCGCGGCCTTCGCCGCCATGGGGTTGATTGTGGCCTTCATGCACACAGTCAGGCTGGAGCGGGCGGACATTCAGGATCCCAAAGTGCTGGCCGGCGTGATCATCGGCGGCATGCTGCCGTTCTTTTTTTCCTCGATGCTGTTCAAGGCGGTGAGCAAGGCAGCATTCAAAATGATCGCCGAAGTGCGGCGGCAATTCCGGGAGATTCCCGGTTTGCGCGAGGGCAAGGTCATGCCGGATTCGGCGCGCTGCGTGGACATCAGCACCATCGGCGCGATCAACGGCATGTTGTTGCCCGGCGTGCTGGCGCTGCTGGCACCGGTACTGACCGGATTCCTGCTCGGCCCGGCGGCGCTCGCCGGTCTGCTGCTGGGCGCGCTGGTGACCGGGGTCATGCTGGGCATTCAGATGGCCAACAGTGGCGGCGCGATGGACAACGCCAAGAAGTACGTGGAAGAGGGCAATTACGGCGGCAAAGGCTCGGACACCCACAAAGCCACGGTGATCGGCGACACCGTGGGCGATCCGCTCAAGGATACGGTCGGGCCTTCGATCAATATTCTGATCAAGCTGATGGCGGTTATCTCGCTGGTGCTGGCGCCGTTGTTTGTCGAATAA
- the rpsR gene encoding 30S ribosomal protein S18 yields MLKKRRICRFCEEREIYIDYKDEKRLMRFITEQGKIIPRRTSGTCAAHQRMLVTAIKRARLLALMPFVYDQVR; encoded by the coding sequence ATGCTGAAAAAACGCCGTATTTGCCGTTTCTGTGAGGAACGCGAAATCTACATTGACTACAAGGACGAAAAGCGCCTGATGCGGTTCATTACCGAGCAGGGCAAGATCATCCCCCGGCGCACTTCGGGCACCTGTGCGGCACACCAGCGCATGCTGGTCACCGCCATCAAGCGTGCGCGCCTGCTGGCGTTGATGCCGTTCGTTTACGACCAAGTGCGCTGA
- a CDS encoding PfkB family carbohydrate kinase — protein MILREGVACAGPWWIEHVHEIDQFPGEGGRALVKREAKEIGGVFAVLAALRRRHADLPLSALGLLGEDEDGHAILAACHKLEVDTFQLLVDKQTRTASAMVLQSQRSGRRTSFHLPGANALLDLAHFDFRHCLASWFHLHDLAQLGTLGRLDDTGMPARALLQSAKAAGLVTSLFPGELAASHQTAGLPALLEQVDYLFLTATALALCTGFPSERVALGPHAELSAAAAKLVTAGGLRALAVAGEAGLYTVQRGRHGEWQESSQTGGTPSPDDWCAAFLYECYCRERQALPE, from the coding sequence ATGATCCTGCGTGAAGGCGTTGCCTGCGCCGGCCCGTGGTGGATCGAACACGTACATGAAATCGATCAATTTCCCGGGGAAGGCGGCCGTGCCTTGGTCAAACGGGAGGCCAAAGAAATTGGCGGAGTGTTCGCGGTGTTGGCAGCCTTGCGGCGCCGGCATGCCGATTTGCCGTTGTCTGCCCTCGGTCTGCTGGGCGAAGATGAAGATGGCCACGCAATTCTCGCTGCCTGCCACAAGCTGGAGGTCGACACCTTTCAGTTGCTCGTCGATAAGCAGACCCGCACGGCCAGCGCCATGGTGCTGCAATCACAACGCAGCGGCCGGCGCACCAGCTTTCACCTCCCCGGCGCCAACGCTTTGCTCGATCTGGCGCATTTTGATTTCCGCCATTGTCTGGCGAGTTGGTTTCACCTGCATGACCTGGCGCAGCTTGGCACTCTCGGCAGGTTGGATGACACCGGGATGCCGGCGCGCGCCCTTTTGCAAAGTGCCAAAGCAGCCGGCCTGGTCACGTCGCTCTTCCCCGGTGAGCTTGCGGCCTCACACCAAACCGCGGGCCTGCCCGCACTGCTCGAGCAGGTGGACTACCTTTTTCTCACAGCAACCGCGCTGGCACTTTGCACGGGCTTCCCGAGTGAGCGCGTTGCGCTCGGGCCGCACGCGGAATTGAGCGCGGCCGCCGCAAAGCTCGTCACAGCCGGCGGTTTGCGCGCGCTGGCAGTCGCCGGTGAGGCCGGCCTTTACACTGTGCAACGGGGAAGACATGGTGAGTGGCAGGAAAGTTCCCAAACTGGCGGGACCCCATCGCCGGACGATTGGTGTGCGGCATTTCTTTATGAATGTTATTGCCGGGAGCGCCAGGCGCTGCCGGAATAG
- a CDS encoding VWA domain-containing protein — MQLDLNFSTATGYPLLLLLLALVFTFFIYRVTTPAVAAWLRHTLAFLRALTLVAALLLLFEPTLSLAVRRIEKPAVAVLIDRSASMNLSDSLHTRAEAVRRALALPWLEQLRKRAEVFLFSFSDSLQSLPPESLAGLRFNGDGSNVAHALNEAKRRLSKHHYQAAILLSDGAYNLGSNPSRLAESYGLPIVTVRLGTPQRTRDALIQDVVTNEIAYAETRLPVEVTIAATGLAGRTTRLRIAEGDREVAVQEIKLPADQTQVTATLTLTPTTVGLNRYSVRLEAVEGELTTANNRRTFYVKVLKSKLKLWIFAGAPSADYTFFKRAVGSDPNFAVQGFVQRPGGSFYAIPEQPLPAFESETAWQPVDAVILIDFPRRDSNRALLDMLARQLAEKGKPLFYLHGPGVDLNAWWRLRPALPLAAMPNSMSEQVISLQFLAAGLSHPVTRPLTERFVQAAGGGTAARGSDELPPLFCNLYNVRPAAGVEALAGPDAGSRAEPLWLAHKTATRKTLVIFTYGMWRWKSLLTAVGKHSEAYDAMMTGLVRWLVTREDSKLVRFESHKEIYRGGEQIELTAQVYHEDYQPFVGARVRAHLTGPQFDQEIVLQDMGSGLYRGRLQVLGGGEYFYRGSAEFGGRKLGEDSGRFSVEPFNLEFLDTRLHAPLLQQIAHNSGGAYLPPDSLAAHLGRLPLEPALRHESYNLALWGRPVMLMVLLLTLAAEWFIRRRQGML, encoded by the coding sequence ATGCAGCTTGATTTGAACTTCTCCACTGCTACGGGCTACCCACTGCTGTTGCTGCTGCTCGCGTTGGTTTTTACTTTTTTCATCTATCGCGTTACCACCCCGGCAGTCGCCGCCTGGCTGCGGCACACGCTTGCCTTTCTGCGCGCGTTGACACTGGTTGCGGCATTACTGCTGTTGTTTGAACCCACCCTCAGTCTGGCGGTGCGGCGCATCGAAAAGCCCGCGGTGGCGGTACTGATTGATCGCTCCGCCAGCATGAATCTTTCTGATTCCCTGCACACGCGCGCGGAAGCCGTGCGACGGGCGCTGGCCCTGCCCTGGCTCGAGCAACTGCGCAAACGCGCCGAGGTTTTCCTGTTCAGCTTCAGTGACAGCCTGCAGAGTCTGCCGCCCGAGTCGCTCGCTGGATTGCGGTTCAACGGCGATGGCAGCAATGTGGCGCACGCGCTCAACGAGGCCAAACGCCGGCTCAGCAAGCACCACTACCAGGCGGCGATCCTGCTGAGCGATGGGGCCTATAACCTGGGCAGCAATCCCAGCCGGCTGGCGGAGAGCTATGGCCTGCCCATCGTGACGGTGCGGCTGGGCACGCCTCAGCGCACACGCGATGCCCTGATTCAGGATGTCGTGACCAATGAAATCGCGTATGCCGAAACCCGCCTGCCGGTGGAGGTGACGATTGCGGCCACCGGTTTGGCTGGCCGCACCACCCGCCTGCGCATTGCAGAGGGCGATCGTGAGGTCGCCGTGCAGGAGATCAAACTGCCGGCAGATCAAACGCAAGTCACGGCAACTTTGACGCTCACCCCCACGACGGTGGGCTTGAACCGCTACAGCGTGCGGTTGGAGGCGGTGGAGGGCGAATTGACCACGGCGAACAACCGCCGCACGTTTTATGTCAAAGTGTTGAAAAGCAAACTCAAGCTCTGGATCTTTGCCGGTGCGCCCTCCGCCGATTACACCTTTTTCAAACGCGCGGTCGGCAGTGACCCCAATTTCGCGGTGCAGGGTTTTGTGCAGCGGCCGGGCGGCAGCTTTTATGCAATCCCGGAGCAGCCTTTGCCGGCGTTCGAGAGTGAAACGGCCTGGCAGCCGGTCGATGCCGTCATCCTGATCGATTTTCCGCGGCGCGACAGCAACCGCGCCCTGCTCGACATGCTTGCCCGGCAATTGGCGGAAAAAGGCAAGCCGCTTTTTTATCTCCATGGGCCGGGCGTGGATTTGAATGCGTGGTGGCGGCTGCGGCCGGCGCTGCCGTTGGCGGCAATGCCCAACAGCATGAGCGAGCAGGTGATCTCCCTGCAATTCCTCGCGGCGGGCCTGTCACATCCCGTCACGCGGCCGCTCACCGAACGCTTTGTCCAGGCCGCGGGCGGAGGCACGGCAGCGCGCGGCAGTGATGAGCTGCCGCCGCTCTTTTGCAATCTCTACAATGTGAGACCGGCAGCCGGGGTGGAAGCGCTTGCGGGACCGGACGCTGGCAGCCGTGCGGAGCCGTTGTGGCTGGCGCACAAAACCGCCACGCGCAAAACCCTGGTGATTTTCACCTATGGCATGTGGCGCTGGAAAAGTTTGCTCACGGCGGTGGGTAAACACAGCGAGGCCTATGACGCCATGATGACCGGCCTGGTGCGCTGGTTGGTGACCCGTGAAGACAGCAAACTCGTGCGGTTTGAAAGCCACAAGGAAATTTACCGCGGTGGCGAACAAATCGAACTGACCGCCCAGGTCTATCATGAAGACTACCAGCCTTTTGTCGGCGCGCGTGTGCGTGCGCATTTGACCGGACCGCAATTCGATCAGGAGATCGTCCTGCAGGACATGGGCAGCGGCCTGTATCGCGGCCGCTTGCAGGTGTTGGGGGGAGGAGAATATTTCTACCGCGGCAGTGCGGAATTCGGCGGGCGCAAACTTGGTGAGGACAGCGGCCGCTTTTCGGTTGAGCCGTTCAATTTGGAATTTCTCGACACGCGCCTGCATGCGCCGCTCTTGCAGCAAATCGCGCACAACAGTGGCGGCGCATATCTGCCGCCTGACAGTTTGGCGGCTCACCTCGGCCGGCTGCCGCTGGAGCCGGCGCTCAGGCACGAATCCTACAATCTCGCGCTTTGGGGCCGGCCGGTGATGTTGATGGTTCTTCTGCTCACGCTCGCGGCCGAGTGGTTCATTCGCCGGCGGCAGGGCATGCTGTAA
- a CDS encoding single-stranded DNA-binding protein codes for MAELKMPDINTVMIAGNLTSDPSFRRTTNGTPVANFYIASNRRFKDNTGQWRENVCYVGVVAWYKLAESCAENLHKSSAVLVDGELQSRIWKNEDGTTRNVVEIKARRIQFLNRRSEATEATASDDEFESAPEEHHDAPARNQSEATPPPANPAAKSEFNFGYDNLKL; via the coding sequence ATGGCAGAATTAAAGATGCCCGATATCAATACCGTGATGATTGCCGGCAATTTGACCAGCGATCCCTCGTTCCGCCGAACGACGAACGGAACACCGGTGGCCAATTTCTATATCGCCTCCAATCGTCGCTTCAAGGACAACACGGGCCAATGGCGGGAGAATGTCTGTTATGTCGGCGTGGTGGCGTGGTACAAACTCGCGGAAAGCTGTGCCGAAAATCTCCACAAGAGCAGCGCGGTTCTGGTGGACGGGGAATTGCAGAGCCGCATCTGGAAAAACGAGGACGGCACCACGCGCAACGTGGTTGAGATCAAGGCGCGCCGGATTCAGTTTCTCAACCGCCGCAGTGAGGCCACGGAGGCCACGGCTTCGGATGACGAATTCGAATCGGCGCCGGAGGAGCACCACGACGCGCCAGCGCGCAACCAATCCGAAGCCACCCCGCCGCCGGCCAATCCGGCCGCCAAGAGTGAGTTCAATTTCGGCTACGATAACCTCAAATTGTGA